A DNA window from Hordeum vulgare subsp. vulgare chromosome 1H, MorexV3_pseudomolecules_assembly, whole genome shotgun sequence contains the following coding sequences:
- the LOC123434772 gene encoding DNA excision repair protein ERCC-1: MDGEQGRQRPDSGKNLIKIPSYQEVFGNGAAASSSSSTPSSYNPPLPSAAAAAAGSSSSSSFSEAFSFLKSSEFYSPPPPPPQPSTSPRPPLAGATTTPSQSKNSILVSNRQKGNPLLKHIRNARWTFADIVPDYVIGQSSCALYISLRYHLLHPDYLYYRIRELQKNFKLRVILCHIDIEDVVKPLHEITRTSLLHDCTLLCGWSLEECGRYLETIKVFENKPADSIREHTDNDYLSRFTHALTSIRRVNKTDVITLGSSFGSLSRIMDASMEELARCPGIGERKVKRLHDTFHEPFKRVTPRPNLVVPDTPDREKASGQPSSTNDGTPEKSDTSKNKKGSDVKSALTAAFAKYSEKVRSQGRDAAHEAGEGPSSSTMEGDKTKQLD; this comes from the exons ATGGACGGAGAGCAAGGTCGGCAGCGGCCGGACTCCGGCAAGAACCTCATAAAGATCCCGTCCTACCAAGAGGTCTTCGGTAACGGagccgctgcctcctcctcctcctccacgcccTCCTCCTACAACCCTCctctccccagcgccgccgctgccgccgccggctcttcgtcgtcgtcgtcgttctccgAGGCCTTCTCCTTCCTCAAATCCTCCGAGTTCTACTCCCCTCCCCCGCCGCCTCCACAGCCATCCACCTCCCCGAG GCCGCCTCTGGCTGGCGCCACCACTACGCCGTCCCAGAGCAAGAACTCCATTTTGGTGAGCAATAGGCAG AAAGGGAACCCATTACTGAAGCACATCAGGAATGCGAGGTGGACGTTCGCTGACATCGTTCCGGACTACGTGATTGGGCAATCATCATGTGCACTCTACATAAG TCTCAGGTACCATCTTCTTCACCCAGACTACTTGTACTATCGGATAAGGGAGCTCCAAAAGAATTTCAAACTCCGTGTCATCTTGTGCCATATTGATATT GAAGATGTAGTAAAGCCtttacatgaaatcacaagaacatCACTGCTGCATGACTGCACCCTTCTGTGTGGTTGGAG TCTGGAGGAATGTGGCAGGTACTTGGAGACTATTAAAGTGTTCGAAAACAAGCCAGCTGACAGCATTCGCGAGCACACTGATAATGATTATTTATCTCGG TTCACTCATGCGCTTACATCCATCCGGCGTGTTAACAAAACAGATGTTATCACACTTGGTTCGTCTTTTGGG TCACTTTCTCGAATCATGGATGCTTCTATGGAAGAACTAGCTCGTTGTCCAGGAATTGGCGAGCGGAAG GTAAAGCGACTCCATGATACTTTCCATGAGCCATTTAAACGAGTTACACCCCGCCCAAACCTCGTAGTACCTGATACTCCCGACAGAGAGAAAGCATCTGGTCAGCCTTCATCGACCAACGATGGCACTCCAGAGAAGTCAGACACATCCAAGAACAAGAAAGGCTCTGATGTCAAATCAGCCCTTACCGCTGCGTTTGCGAAGTACTCAGAAAAGGTCCGCAGCCAGGGCCGCGATGCGGCACATGAGGCCGGTGAAGGTCCTAGCAGCTCAACCATGGAAGGTGACAAGACAAAGCAATTAGATTAG